The genome window ATTTGGGCGAAGGTGCTGCTGATGAAACTGAAAAGCATCTGGAAAAAGTTCGCAGTTCTTTAGTCAGTTGGCTTGAGGACGCCGAAAATAAATTGCCAGCACATGCTGATAAGTTATCTAAGGTAGTGCATGAGATGTCCACAACTGGTCAGAACATGTTTAAAGAAGGTCGCCGCATTGTGAATCAGGTTGCTGAGACGGCAGAAAAAAATATTGATGATATGGTGAAGAAAACTTCGGGAAGCAAAAAGAAGGGCGAATGAGTGAAATCGTCCTCTACGAAAACCGCCTTGCAGTACTGAGGCGGTTTTTTATTTCCAGCCTTGTAGCCAAAGCTCGCTATTGGTGAGATCACGCCAAGCAATCAGAGTAGTTTTCTTGCTATAAACGGCCTCGATCTCTACGAACTCGATCACTTCATTTGGTGACTCGGGAAGAATAACCTTGCTAACTAGAAAATGTTTCTGCTTTGCAATGGGTTTTACAGCAGTCCATTTAGTGAGTAGTAATTTCTTAGGGCTGAGCTTATTCATGGACTCTATGACTTATAAAGCAGTGCACTGATACTCTTGCCCATTCATAACTAGCGCTCCAGAAGAGGGTGTGAATACTATTCCGGATTGACTGGTTTGAGCGGGGCATTTTTGATCAAAATAACTTTGATTGCCAAGACTGCCGCAGAAATCGAACTTAGCTCCCTGAAATTCCATTTGCGCCTTGCGCAGAACCATGGAGATTTTAGTTTCGCTTGCTGAACGGCAGTTCCAAGTGGTGTAAGTATCCCTTTCGCATCCACCCAGGATTGACAATGCGCTTAACAAAAGGGCGATAGGCAGGACTTTATTGCATGGGTTCATGAGGCTTAGCTTACCCTGATTTATGACTTCATTCACGCTTTAAATTAGTATTAAGATTAGCAAATCGATTGGATAGCGGAGACAAAATGAATTCCAGTAAAAATATGAGCCGTCGTAAGGCCCTCAAACTTAGTCTTGGCGCAGCTGCTTTAACATCAGCCACCGTTTCAGGCCAGAGCCAGGCGGCCACTATGAAGACGCCTTTTGTAGTTGGACAAACTTATATCCCCATTGCTGGAAGCGCAGAAGAATTTCCGGTAAGACGAATTTATTGCATCGGTAGAAATTATGCAGCTCATGCTAGAGAGATGGGTTCTGACCCGACTCGTGAGCCACCATTCTTTTTTCAAAAGCCGACGGACGCAATTCAATTTGTAGCGCCTAACAAAATTGTGGATCATCCGTACCCGACACTGACCAAAAACTATCACTATGAAGTTGAGCTGGTAGCTGCGATTGGTAAAGGTGGAAA of Polynucleobacter sp. AP-Titi-500A-B4 contains these proteins:
- a CDS encoding phasin family protein: MDAKDLQKWQREKAKELFDYSHTLLEAAKKLSDHHMAEIEWGMKNALDSAKSAAKNDLAKLKDLQEEAAKEAAKRAAAYQKKVKSVLKDLGEGAADETEKHLEKVRSSLVSWLEDAENKLPAHADKLSKVVHEMSTTGQNMFKEGRRIVNQVAETAEKNIDDMVKKTSGSKKKGE
- a CDS encoding TIGR02450 family Trp-rich protein, which encodes MNKLSPKKLLLTKWTAVKPIAKQKHFLVSKVILPESPNEVIEFVEIEAVYSKKTTLIAWRDLTNSELWLQGWK